A stretch of DNA from Enoplosus armatus isolate fEnoArm2 chromosome 15, fEnoArm2.hap1, whole genome shotgun sequence:
TGTTTATGATTATAATGATCTTATCTTACTGTTctaatttctctctgtttgtctctttgtccattttctgttccctccctctcttttcccacCGTTTATCCTTTCGCTCCTCTGTTGTCACCCACCACATCTGTCCATCTGCACATAAGGCGTAAAGAGCAGGAGCAGCTGGCTGCATTAAAGCAGCATCACCAGGAGGAAATTGACCACCACAAAAAGGAGATTGAACGTCTGCAGCGCGAGATTGACCGCCATAAGGGAAAGATCAGGAAGCTGAAGCATGATGACTGAGTGAAACCTTCCTAAAAAAAGTTCCAGCTTTCTCACCGACCCGGCCAGACACCTTTACTAATCACTGCTGCATGCACCGTGTCAGCGGGCCAATCGTGAATGTGTGGGTGATTGTTCTGAAAATGCTTGAAAGTTATTAAAACAGTTCATAAAATGATTATTGTTTCCATGGCATGCTGTGACACAAGTTGTACAACTTTTCAACCCTGTTTTGTAGTAGGTCAGTGTGCTGTATGTTTCAGGGAAATGGCCAAAGTGGAAAAACTTAAATATCTTTAATGCTTCACATCAACTTATCTTCTTGTGTGATGTATAAATAAATTTGTAATGTAAATGGCATTGGTAGGTCTATCTTTTAGTGCTGtaacaattagttgatcaacagaaacacCAATAATTGATTAAGGAAAATTACCAAACATAATttcaacttctcaaatgtgaggatttgctgctttttactgttttatgtcAATGCACATTtgatatctttaggttttggacggttggtcagacaaaataagcaatcttaagacatcaccttgggctgtAACATTTGTCACAATTTTCTTGACAATTAAATGTAAGAATAATTGGCCTAACTGATAAAATGAATAATCATGAGTTGCAGCTCCATATCTTTAATATGAAATGGTAAAAATATTGCCTGAGAAGGTACgtagtctatatatatatatatatacatataatcaCTGGCATTGGGaatatttaggaatatgcaccatTTAAATTTTCACACACAACCATGGGTTTCAAAgcattttgtgaaaatgtgcatgTCAAATTGCTCTGTAAGGCCCTAATCATTTCAGTCTATATTCAGCTTCAGTGGCACATATCCCGAAACGAATGTCCACTTAATCAAATAACCATGGACAAACTGACATACAATGAATATGGGGCCATCAGGCCAGTGGGCCTGTGGGCAGCTGCTCACTTTCCCTGGTTGGTAATCCATCCTTGAAGCACAGAAGTCCTTGCACTGGATTTTCAAGATGAATAAATGAGACAAAATTACAATTCCAATGTGCATTATCTCTAAATACATGAGCCAACATAAGCACAGGATGACATTTAAGGATGGTAATCAGTAACATAGCTTTTTTCCAATTCACCATAAGTCCATTCTCAATTCAAATCACAAAGCAAGTGATTAAAAGCAGAATACAACAGGATGGTGCATTGAGTTTCACATGTATGAATATCATATTAGCCCAATATTGACAAGCAGGAGACTGTGCTTCCACTGAAGGTCCAGGATTAAAATCCgacaacaataaaaatataaattctcAATTGGGAATCAAGAAAGCATCAACTTGTTAGAAATACACAACGTTATACGGTATAACGTTAATCGACGATGAACTTCTCCCTCCATACAAAGGCGGCGGTGGAACATTTGTACAAACTTCCCACGAGAAAGAATATGTGAAAGTCGTCACTTCCGCCTGCCCCTGCCTTTTACCACGAGCAACCCCGTGTGTCTTTCTTTTCGCACATCATGGCGGACCGGTTCAATAAGGTGGGCAACTGCTGCGGAGTCATTATgtctttttattgctttttagtGGAAGTTAAATATTGTCTGGTACAGTTAATCTGCGGGCAATAAGTATGGGACTACTTTGTGTaaaagttgttttattctgCATTTACCTTAAGACTAGATTTTAAAGCTTACTTGAGACGGCTAGCCGTAGCTGAGTGGACATGCCTTCATCATGGCAGCTTCCTTAACAAGTCAATgctgttagcctgctagctttAAGTCTCGTCATGATTGTGTGCAAGTATGGGTAACGGACGCGCAAATATAATCTTTTAATAGATGTCTGTACTTTGTACAAAGTAGTATGTTACACATTATACTTTCATAAACATCGACGTTATCTAGCTGTAAATTAGTTTACGTGTTGGCATGCATTGACgttgatgctaagctaatgtcTTAATCGACAAGTCTCCATAGGCCAGTTAAGTTATTAGAAAGCTCATGGAGGCAGCAGTGCGTTTGCCAAAGGCCTGAAACGTTTCTCATTAGAAGTGATTGtcttaaatgtgaaatgtttgcaATTTCCTCTTTGCAGTTATTATAGTCCTTTATGAAATGTGATCAGCAACAGTCGGGTATTGACTGAAATGTGAAGCACCCTTGTGTTCCGGTTAACGTTGCCCTGCAAGTTTATAGGAAAGGTAAAGTTTTTCTAATTTTACGTCAAAGATAACAGTATCTTTTGAAACCTGCAGGTTCTGCTGCTTGATGGCAGGGGCCATCTACTCGGCCGGCTTGCTGCCCTTGTGGCTAAACAGGTTCTGTTGGGtaagttttaaataaaattgagCTATATTCAGTTTGATTTTGCTATAATGTCTAGTGTCCAAATGAACACTATGTTCAAATACTGAGCGACACATTAAGCGAGAAGCTGTTTTGCCTCAGTCTGTCACTGATGATAAATTATCTGCTTTGCTTGAGTTTAACGACCATGAGAAAACTCACATGCACTACCATCTGAGACGGGCCGTAGAATATCATTAACATGACCAGATTTTTTGATGGCCAAACCctaaactacattttttttcttttaggacACAAAGTAGTGGTGGTGAGATGTGAGGGCATTAACATCTCCGGCAACTTCTACCGCAACAAGTGTAAGTAGGGTATATATATCTGTTCaattaagcttttttttattgtgcctTTTTGACATGCTTGTCAGTGATGTTTTACTACTAATTCGAGTTTTAATGACCATGAGACCACCTTACATGCACTACCATCTGAGACATAGCattaaatactgaaataataGTTGCCACTGCTTATTGTATTGAAATATTTGTAACTCAAATGTTTATCGTGTGCCTCAACAGTGAAGTACCTGGCTTTTCTGCGTAAGAGGATGAACACCAACCCCTCTCGTGGACCGTACCACTTCAGAGCTCCCAGCAGGATCTTCTGGAGGACCGTCAGAGGTGAAAATGTGGCACTACACCGGACATGGAAACGTCCTCACCAGAACATGAAATTATATCAATACTCATAAATTAGATTCTTACATTGAGAATGTAGGACAAATATCAACAATGATAGAAATGGATAAAATGTAATTGAGAGATTGTGCTCAAACATAATTTTAAGTTTAAGAGGAGTCAATATGCTCTAAATGTAGGCTGCATGTGGAACGTATTAGACTTAACTCAATTGAGACATTCGAAATTTCTTCAGTATGTTAGCGTTCATTTGACCCGGCACAAGTTGGTCCTTGCTGGACAGTGATGAGCTCTTTATCCCGAAGCTGATCATCTATTGATGAGACAAACTTTTCGGATCTGATTGCTGAGTTGAGTAGGAACAAAGATTTGTGCTTggacaaataaacaacagataCAGCTGCAATGGTTGCgttgtgaaaatgtattgaacTTACAAGTACTCTCTTCTGTTAACCAGGCATGCTGCCACATAAAACCAAGAGAGGCCAGGCTGCTCTGGAGAGGCTGAAGGTGTTCGACGGTATCCCCCCACCCTACGACAAGGTGATGAATCTCAGTTAACAACAAAGGGTTGTAACTCTGCTGTCCGTGATGGAAATTATACCTTATCTACCTTGTTTGAATAATGACACTGAAAAGAAATATGGTCTGAGACATGCTGTCCTAACAGTGGTTAGAtgtgctgttttcttctttatctgATTTTGGCTTTCCTTCCACAGAGGAAGCGCATGGTCGTTCCAGCTGCTCTTAAGATTGTGCGTCTGAAGCCCACTCGCAAGGTGAGCCTCAAGTATTTAAGAGCTGACTAAATGAGATTTGAGGGTCACACTTTTTGACTTTCATTGTAGCGCTTACCTGGCTGTAAAATAAGCAAACATGGATAAACAGCTTCAATTTACCTGCCACAACAGTTCTTACTTGACGGTGATGAGCTCTTTATCCCGAAGCTGATCATCTATTGATGAGACAAACCTTTCGGATCTGATTGCTGAGTTGAGTCATGGACAAGTTGTGCCTCAAGTTGAAGCTTTTAAACATAAAACCTCAAACtggtaaaatgtaatttcaggaATACATCCAAAAATGTGTTGCGTGAAATCACTAAAATATCTACTGTAGTAAatttagactttattttttGCTGGTGGTATAAACACCTTGGGCACATGGTGGTTTGCCAGTGATGAGCCATCCtgactttgattttcttttcccctcagTTCGCCCTCCTCGGGCGTCTGGCACATGAGGTCGGCTGGAAGTACCAGGCTATCACAGCCAccctggaggagaagagaaaggagaaggcCAAGCTCCGCTACACCAAGAAAAAGACAGTGAACAAGCTGACCAAGCTGGCAGAAAAGAACGTTGAGGCCAAGATCGCAAAATACACAGACGTTCTGAAACAATATGGAGTCCTTGTCTGAGCTATTTACTTCTGgccaataaagaaataaatgtttatagaAAGTGTATTGACTTTTTCATTCATGATTGACAATGGCACTtaagtttaaataaagttaattaTTTGTGGTGGTATTCCTGCTGGTAGTGACGGTTAATATTATGGATATTCTATGAATCATATTGCATATTCATGTGACCTGGGCCTGGTTTTCAAAATGTGGCTGCAGACAGTTGATATCTTTAAGGAATGTCATGTAATATGTACAACATCGACTCACCacatcacacagacatgcatctCGCATGTGACTATCAAAACTGCACACTACTTTTATACACATTTGAGATCTCTGAGGAGTAACAGTATAGGATGCAATAGTCTGATTTGAACAGTAATATGAGGTTACATGTCTTGCCCCCTTGATAAAAGAATTGAAATAAAGGTAAGAACATTGCCTACTTTTAGCTGGAGCTTAAAGTGTTTTACACATCTATTTGTTGTTCCcatttcatcctttttttccctctttatttCCCATCTGGGTCATTCAGCTTTCCATGTGTATCGccatctgctgcagctgtagTGAAACACCAAAATAAGATTATGTGAGTAGTTAAAGGTAATTTTGCCTCCTGTGCTGGAGGAATTCTGTCAATTGctgcagtattttatttattttattatattccTTATTTTAAAAGACAGTTGATTATACAAGATTATAATGACACCCGTCATTTCCTTTTGTCACAATTTAATATTTGCAGGGGAACTGGAGAGTTTTAGCAGAATCTGGTGCAGTGTTGAACTGAAGTTCCTACTGCAGTTGAACCTTTCTaccagcagagagcagtgtTATACTTAACTTCAGTACACCAGtcaaaaaaatggaaaattaacTTTCAAGTGAATCAATTGTTTTAGAGATTGtcagattaaagaaaaacaagtttaCTGCTATTCTCCTGTACTGTGGAGTTAAAGGATTTCTACTGACTCATCCTTGTCCAAAAAGTGTGTACttcttaaatatttaatatcaaATAAGATGCAATCCTTCAACCTTAGAACTGGTCTGGACAGTTCGGCAGGGTAAATTGTTAATTAATGTGTCGTCAAAGATTCAGATTGAAGAATATGAGTCACATATCCTGCTGAAGTGGACTTTATACGCTCACCACAGTGTTTAAACTGATTCTTAAGGAAATGCAGATGATTGCAGCTAATTCTGTTTGGAAAGTAATACTATACATGTTATTTTGAAGAACTTAGTGAAACAACTGAGTCTCCTGGGAGGAAATGTGCTGCCTTCAGTGCCCTTTTGCAGAGTTTTCTTTACCTCCTCTACTTAAAATAGGACAGACTCTGAGGTTATTACAAATCAAGTCATTCCCTCTTTTTACTGGTgctattatttaattttttaaaccCGGCCTAGAAAAAGAGTATAATTTTTGCTATTTGATGTGTCAAAGGGAGCTGGTGAGAATGATATTGATGATTGAAGTAAATTGCTCTGTCAAAGCCTCTTAGGAACACTATTGAGCAACAGTTATATTTAACCTCTTAATCACATCTGCATTGACCTGTGTGCTTTGAAATGACAGCATTCAATCCCAgtgatttctctttctcacattcTTTCCATTTTAAGGACTTTTAGATCTCAGGAGCTAATTTCACAAGAAATAGGCAAGAAAATTGATTGACATTTTGATCGTTGTAATCATGTGACTGATCTTGGGAACCGTTGAAAGGTTCAACAGGGGTGTTGCCTGGTGTTGGTGTTTCATTTATGACGTTTGTTTCTCTGTTACGGTCccagaccagtggttcccaacgtAGGGTTCGAGACTTCTCCAAGGGGTCAAAAGATAAATCtggtaattagcaaatgttagcatgctatcacgccaaactaagatggtaaacattatatcacTATTTGGTAGATGCTCAACCTATGGCAAGCAGTCTCAAgtattgcttcattttaagtgGTCACTACCCAAAAAGGTTGGGGGCCATTGTCCTAGACTAATAAGATCGTATACTACAGTGAAtctaaaactgacattttgagtATACAACAGCTTTATTGTCtctttatgttattattattattgttaaacaAAGTATAATTCAGAGAACTTAATCTGTTGCTTGCTTTTGATGTGTTGTTGAGATCATTTAACTATTGACTGTTAAGCTGCATATCTGCTGAGTCTTATAAACACTTCCCACAGTGTATTGTCCCAAGTAGCTCTGACTTCTTCTTGAGTTGATCATCTGTATTCTGAGGTcgcctcctctctttcccttttcgCCCTTTCCTCTTAATCTCATTTTAGCATAATGGAACATGTGTGGtgaagatttctttttattatacCAGAACATGACAGCTTCAGACCCACCATGTAGCTCCTGTCTACTTACTAAGTTGGCTTCTGATACTGAGACGAATGCTGAAGGGTATccttaaaacaaaaacctctCCACGCATCTGCCTCGGCACTTCCTCCAAGCATCTTGTGATATCTTAAAGTGCTTAGTTGCGCGTGTACGggcattgtgtttgtgtcatatGGCATTTCTCATTTCGAGTGACTCCAATTGAGGCGTTAGCTTCCTGATTAAAGCATATGGTGTATGGATGATTTCTTACATTACCCAAAGCTGGCAAGACAGCCCATGCTTTCTATGTTTGTCCTATagatatacatgcatatactataaacacacatgccCTCCCTAAAAGCAGACCCACCAACGATCAGGCGTGAGGCCAATCTGACGCCTGTCTACCTGCGTTTAGCAAACAGATGGAGAAATCACTGTGACGGCTCCAAAAATTAGATTTTTGGATGATGCTGCCTGCAGTGGATGGCTCTCTAATCACACCATCTGAGACCGATTGAAAAGACTATGATTGTCTGAAACTGCTCCTGCAGGCCCAGCCTATTATGGGCTCCAACAATTATagacttcctcctcctcctcttcctcctccttcgaCTGGCTGGTGTTTGGTATTCATTTTCAGAATGGGAGCACTCGTGTGGGAGCCATAACATGGGCTCTGAACTGAAATATGAATTCTCTTCACtttttatgaaaaatatatatactctATAAAGATACTGCAGCCACTGTACATATTGTTCCATTTCCCAGAAAAGGATAAAATTGTTTTTTGACATGTTAGTAGACACAGCTCTACACGTCAGGCCTCTGGATGGGCGTTTCCCATGAGAGCCGGCATTGTTAGGAGACAACCTCTCTGGTGTTCCTATGGACTGTCTGGAGCACGTCATGGCTCTGTGTAGCTTACGAACCTTGATTAAAGACATTTCTTCCCCTTTTCCAGAAAGCCCACATAACGCAGGTTACGTACTGTCAGCAATTGAAGACATCTGTCCCTTTACAACATTCAGTattgtatatatacactatatagaCTGTGCTTGTGCACTTGGAAAGTGGaagctagcaagctaggctaactatcTTCCATTTGGaagtggaagctagttagcctaacttgctaacattagcactgaTACCAACAGAATGATTTTCGTTCATGTTATTCAAACACCTGCTGGGTCATTGGCAGCTcccacacactgtgtttgtccCATATTATACAAAAGAGGGGgtttagctagcattagcttctTTCTTTCATGGGTCCAGTTGATGACCAGACTGTCAAAACTCACAGTAACAGGTAGTTAACCTCAGTTCTGGGTTACTCTGTGATTCAAATCACGACACAGTAAGTAAATAACGTGCAGGTGAGGCGGAGTAATGTAGGAAGTGCTCAAATCACAGATGGTACAACGCAATGGCAAACAACGTCTGTGATATTATGAACCATATTCAAACACAGATATTAATCACAAGAGTGTCAGTTGGAACCAAAACTTCACGCCCAGTAGTGCTATCAtggcaaaataataaatataattctaATTAGTTTGACCAAGTAAGAACactacaaaacaaatatcaaagaTATATTTACAGATTTCCCAgcaaaaaatgattttaaacaaAGTCTAACTTTAAAGTCCCTCCTCTTTTTATATGTAACCACGCTAGTGACACACCTGAAAGATTATACTACAGTCATCTGATGCAGCTGTTGCTTTACCACAGTGTGCATTCAAAACACAGCGTGTGAGTAATGAGAACGATAAAAAGCCTTTCCTACATGCCAGCATGAGCTGATTCgtttttttaagcttttatttgatgtttcaGTAATGTCTCATTTCTACTGACACTGTCTCAAGCTTATGCTGTTGAGTCATTATTGAACCAAAGATAGCTTTAAAATCAGATTAGCAAAGAGGAGCACGTCAGAATGCACAGTCTGAACAACATATCTAATTTATTCCTGATGAAAACTTGCTGAATTTTGGTATGTGGGTCTACACAGAAGCACCACTAAAGAGCTGACTCCCGCTTTGAACGGTTTAGAGTAAAGTTTTTCCAGGTTCTGTCGATGTCACCCTTGAATGGGAACAAATTTATTCTAAGTCTCAAAGGCTGGCTTTGAGAAAGTATAAGCAAAAGATAAAGAGCGAGAGTTTGGTCAAATGTTTAATAcctaaaagaaaaatcagagaATCATGGACCTGACTGAGAAGGAAAGTGCAGGCATCCATATATCAGTAGCTTTTATGTAAGTCATATTATTTGTCCACATATAGACTGGCCGCTATACTCAGATAATTTTCATTCCTCTCCTCAGAGTTGGGTTCTGAGAATCTAAAGGACTTATTCATGCTATTGATGTACAGTGAATACCCTGTTgtcattttctcatatttaGCCTTGATGCAAAGAGGATCAACGTACAGGCAAAAACAAGACATGCAGATGTATTAAGTGTCCATTATATTTCTTGTTGTGATGTTGCACTGACTTAAACTCTTCACAAATAACACAACACCTTGGAGAAATAATGTGCCTTCCATAACAGAGGTTAATGTCTTTTTtacaaatcacatttaaatgtattttaaactgGACGTTAAATACTATTGATGATATAAAGGTGGATACTGTTGTAAAATAATATTTCCATACAATTGTCACCGTCTGGTTtggtcaagtttatttgtactACTACCACTTGAAGGGGCAGAAGCTGAATCTTTCAACcatttattacttttagctaactattacAACTGtttaaccatttttttttaaagctatttCAAccgtttatccattactttaaaCTATCTATTTCAACAATTTTTCCGTTACATTTTATGTTTAGACCGCTCAGCTCTCGTGATAACTACTTTTTACACACACTTAATGGCAACATATagtgttcaggtgttacagctgacaTATGTGgacatatattttttaatcaaattgtaTTTCTAGTTTTTTAAACTAGTTGAGTTTTCCATGTATCCCCTGGCGACTGCAGAAGTACCTGGGGTACAAGTGCCCatggttgggaatcactgtaatatatgtacacacaaacatatgcagAGAAAAATGCATGTGAAGACGTAGCTTGCTTATCACAGGAAAATGAGCACACATTTTTCAACCCACACAAAGCCGCTGATGGCAAGTACCTTTCAAAAAACCTTTTTACATGATGTATGCACTAGGTGTGCGGCACTGTGATGCATTTTTATAAACATAAGATGGAGACCGTGCCTAGTTTATATTCACTGACCTCTGAGTGTAATTGAAATGATTTAGAATGACAACTCGATTTATTCAGTTATGCTGAAGTCATTATATCCATTCACAGACAAGAGTGTCTGTAAAATTCGGACAAGAGGGACGGCGGTAAGAAATTGCTATTGGGCCCGGAGATTCACAAATTGGATTCAGAAATTGAGATCTGGGAAGAGAGGATGACCAATCACAGAAACCTTTATCGATTGTAACAAAGCACCTctgacacaagcacacacgTTCACATAAGCTCATAACACAAAGTCATGAGAGACTTAGTGAAAGGTTGCATTGCTATTTTCTGCGACAGCTAGTGTGCGTGCACTccaaagtgtccttgaacaaCATAAAACCCTCCAGTAGCTGCAGATGGTCGACCCAGTAAAACAGGCATGCACAAGTGTCTCATGGGAAAgcatgaagaaaacaaatcccCAATTACACAGTGTGTAAGACAGCGCAACAAACACagccagtttctttttttctgaatacaTACCTACATAATTCCACAGCACAGAGTCTTTACAGTGATGATTAGATGTGCCAGTGTGAACGGCTCGGCACTGTTGGGGCCATGTGGCTGCATATATTGCTTGCAATGTGCttaaattatttaaacattAGTGAATGCTGctgtgtaaaagtaaaatgtaaaagcacATGTGGATGTAGTAATGGACCAGATATATCTCAAGGGCAAATGCAGTGTCTCTGGTGATCACTGTGCAAAAGGTGATTGTAACagaagaaaactgtgaaaaacacGAGActattgacaaaacaatctcaacacaaggtccatttagttcTGGAGCATTTGATCAAAATACATGATGATAACACAAAGTTTGCACTTTAAGTTTGCAGTTTAATGTAACATCTCGTCTTCTTTGTTAgtcttgtctttttgtcatgtttcacgttgtatgttgcacatttcctcaCATCTCCTAttgtttcagacacttcacttcctgccctcatGTGTTCCCCACCAGCAtgattacctgccccgccctgattagtttcacctgtccctctTTAGTCACTCACCTGGGTGCATTTAGTCTGtgtgctcctctcctcctttgctTAACAAGCAGCGGTCCTAAGGTGGATCAGTTGTTAGACTACATACTTGTGCTGACAGAACTtaattttaaattctagtggagatccTAAGTTTCTAAAGATACACAATAGTGGAATAAGCTGATTTTAACATCTGTAAAAACCTCGAGGGGAAGTACAAGAGGAAAAGTTGTTATGGAGTTTTAAGAACTTCTTGTCCATGTTCATGTTGGCATAAACGTTCAAGtccattcttg
This window harbors:
- the rpl13a gene encoding large ribosomal subunit protein uL13; this translates as MADRFNKVLLLDGRGHLLGRLAALVAKQVLLGHKVVVVRCEGINISGNFYRNKLKYLAFLRKRMNTNPSRGPYHFRAPSRIFWRTVRGMLPHKTKRGQAALERLKVFDGIPPPYDKRKRMVVPAALKIVRLKPTRKFALLGRLAHEVGWKYQAITATLEEKRKEKAKLRYTKKKTVNKLTKLAEKNVEAKIAKYTDVLKQYGVLV